ACTCCTCAAGCAACGGATAAACATTCGCTGGAAGCTCAATAATTCGTTTCTGACCATTCTTGCAGTAGCTGTCTCCAGTTTTAAAGTCAGCAGCAGTGTGTTCAACGAACCACTTACCATCCCGATTAATTAAAGTTCGTCCTAGCTCCAATTCCCGAATCGTGCGTCCCCGGTCAGGGAAAAAACTTAGCACCAGAAAAATTAAAGCGACTTGATTACATTGAGCCACAGTGCGCTCCGAACGTTTTGTACCGCATTTAGTTCGGGGTGCACATTCTTCTAACAAACGCTGTACACAAGCTTTAAACGTCGGCCATGTTATCCATTTTTTCGACTCATCTGATTTGCGAGGCGTATTATTAACCCGCACCATAATATCACATTCCAATCGGCGCAATTCCTCAATAATTGGAATATCTCTGTATCCAACCCGCTTGTTTGAAACCTCGTCGCGAGATTTGCATTTAGATTCCTTATGATAGAGAAACTTAGCGATTGCCACACTAGCTTCCACAACTTTTAATTCAGTATTTGGGGATGCCTCGCGAGTCTCTCGTAACCATTGCAGGTGTTCGTCGAGCAAGTCCATTGTTTTATCGATAGTCGCTTCATCTCGCTGACCATCAGGCATTAAGCCACTACCAGAAACGAGCTGTTTAAGGTTTAACTCTTCCAGGAGTACGCCTTTGTAATAATGAAGCCAACCCAACAATCTTTTGGCTGAATTAACGTGACCTTTAGCGCTACCTTCACGTAGGGGTCCATCTTGGCGTTTGCGAGTGCCAATCACGCTGGTCTGAAACTTAAAAAAATCGTTAAGAGAGGCTTGTAATTCCCTGGGAATTTCCGGGTCTTTTAACCCATAAGAAAAGTTAGGAGAACTAGGCGTTAGCTTTTTATTAGTGACCCGAACATTATCGCCGACTCGACCTCTGCTGATCCGAATGGGGGGACAATATTGGTGAGCATCCGTTTTAGCAGAAACTTTCCACCAAGACTGCTGATGGCACCAATCCACCATTCTTTTTAGATGCAAGCGATAAGTACGAGAGCTACCAGGATTGCCCAAACTGGCAAAAACTTCTTGTTGGTACTCAAGAGCATGATTCAATTCATGAATAGGAACCTGTTTCATAAAATCTAAACCAGCGTTAACATCTGCTTGTGTGAGCTTTTTCCGATTCGGTAAGGGAAATCCCCATTTAGGTAAGGTAAAGCGAATTAAAGCAGTACGAGTCGAAGCAGTTACATCAGTTTCCTTATCCAAATGTTGCGATTTAAGAGCATCGGAATAAAGCTGATAAGCATCGGCGAGAGTTTGCGGGCGGTTGATTAAGAGATCCATTTTGTTTTCTCCGAGAGTGGTTATTTGTAACGTATTGGGATAAATCGTGTGGCATTCAATTTATCCGAACTTTCTCTAACTTTTGACTGACAAGAAAGCTGGAAAAGCTTTGAGGATATCAGGTTGAAGCTACAAGGCATTTGTCCTCCGTAATAAATATTTGTTAGCAATATTTATTACGGCTATTTAGGCTAACTTCCTAACTATTTGATAGAAATTTATTTAGCCCAAAAAGCAAAAAGGGCGGCTCAATACAGAGTCGCCCTTTTTGGGATTGGATATTTAATTAGTGCTGCTATAGAGCATAACCTTTAGCCGATTAAAGTGTCAAGGGCTTGTTTGCCCGGAGATTTTTCTATCATTAGGATGGAATGCCTCGCTAACTCTTCTGACTGTTCTTTGACTCCATATTTACCGCTACCCACTCAACTTGCTTTGTAGGAAGTAGTTATACAGCTCATAGATATGTAGCGACCTGCAAGTTTACTGGCAATTGTTTGGATTTCACTAACATTTTTAAGCGTGCATAACCTTAGTGGACAACCCCATTAAGCGGCCCGGTGGAGTTTGATCTACGATGTTTATATCAGTGCGAGCGCTCACACAATAATCTACCCATCTGCACCGGGTGCAATCCCAATGTACTAAGGGTGGCTTCTTCATCTCAAAGGGCATTTCACAGCAGGGACTCCTGTCCGTAAACATTGGGTGATAATCCAGCACCTCTAGCTTTAACTCTGGCGTGAATCGTTGCCAACTTATGTCCACTGGTCTGCCGCCATAAGTTGGTTGTTCTAGCATGGGATCATCATTAGCAAACCTTATTCCCTTTTGTGCCCACAGTTCATGAGGTTCAACAGAGGGTTGAAAGTCGAGATAGCGATCTCTAGCTAGACTTCGGTGCTCCGAAGTCTAGCTTCACCTGCTAGGAGGGTCGGAAGTCGAGACAGCGATCGCTATCTAATCCCGTGGAATACACGGCACACATTATCAAAGGATTGCGAAGATTGAGCTGGCTGCGATCGCGCTCTAGCAAATTCTCTAGAACTGGGCAGATTACTGCTTCTCCAGATCCTTGGCGGTGTCAAACCGTTTAATCAAATCTGTAATGATACGCGGGAGTCTTTAAGCCCAGCTCTGGCTCTGTGCTTGTGATATCTGAAGGCAAAAAGTTGGACTTCTGGGCAGTCCATGAGCGATCGCCTAAAGGTGACAAACGCGATCGCGCTTCAACATCTGAGCGATCGCGCCTCACTCCGCCCTAAGTGTCTCTTTCGATTCCTTTGGTGTTTTCTCAAAAACTTGGATGTTTGGCTCCAGTAGCACAAAGCCGTTTTCACTCGTTTGGCCCATCCTTCCAGCGATCGCCAGTCGGGATAGGTACATTTCTCGACCGGCGATCGCCCTAGTGTCCGATCCGTTTCTACATCGTCATACACTGATTGAGCGTCCGGTTCTCAACCGCTTCAATGAAAGGGTCATTTCCTTGAAGCTTTGCCTGCCAGCAGTTGGAGACAACGAAATAGAAAGCAGCTAGATGACCCCAGTAAGCTTTCTGATCTTCTGTCTGAGCATATTTCAGAAGGCTTTTACTAGGAAAGTACATCAGGTACTTGGCTATAGATGGTTCGAGACTGGATGAGAAAGGGTTCATCTTTAAGAAGTGGTTTAAAGTTCAGAGTCAAGCGTCTTGAAGTGCGAATTGAAGCGGCAGTCTCGGCGGCTATCTTGCCGTGCGATCGCTCCCTGTTGCGACAGTCATAGGGACAACAATTTTTAAACATCCAAACATTTAAATCTTTGGATGTTTAAATGCTTTTCGCTTTGAACTGCGATAGAATCTCTCCATCAGGACTCATTGCCGCATCCCATGATTGTGACAGTGGCTCTAAGCTTTTAAACATTCAAGCATTTAAGCATTTAGATGCTTTTCACTTTGAACTGCGATAGAATCTCTCCATCAGGACTCATTGCCGCATCCCATGATTGTGACAGTCGCTTCATTTAAAGGAGGGGTGGGGAAAACAACCACGGCTTTACATTTGGCTGCCTACCTCCAACAGCATGCTCCAACTCTTGTGGTAGATGGGGATCTTAACCGCAGTGCTACCGAGTGGGCTCGTCAAGAAAAATTGCCGTTTAAGGTAGTGGATGAAAAGCAGGCAATCCGCTTTGCCAAACAGTATGAACATATTGTGATTGATACACCCGCTCGACCTGCTCCAGAAGAACTTAAGACCTTGGCATCAGGCTGTGACCTACTGGTTTTGCCCACTTCGCCTGATGCGCTGGCTCTGAGTGCCATGCTGCAAATGGTGGCGGCGCTGCATGCCCTTACTTCCAACTACCGAATTTTGCTAACTCTGATTCCTCCTCATCCCAGCAAAGTTGGAGTAGAAACGAGAGCTACGATTGAAAAGGCCTCTTTACCTATCTTTAAAGCGGAAATTCGACGGCTAGCAGTTTTCCAGAGGGCTGCCTTAGAGGGGGTTCGTGTGTGTGATGTGAAAGACCCCTATGCTAAAAATGCTTGGCGCTGTTATACCGCGGTTGGGAAGGAGATACTGCCATGAG
The nucleotide sequence above comes from Funiculus sociatus GB2-C1. Encoded proteins:
- a CDS encoding ParA family protein; the encoded protein is MIVTVASFKGGVGKTTTALHLAAYLQQHAPTLVVDGDLNRSATEWARQEKLPFKVVDEKQAIRFAKQYEHIVIDTPARPAPEELKTLASGCDLLVLPTSPDALALSAMLQMVAALHALTSNYRILLTLIPPHPSKVGVETRATIEKASLPIFKAEIRRLAVFQRAALEGVRVCDVKDPYAKNAWRCYTAVGKEILP